In Amblyraja radiata isolate CabotCenter1 chromosome 28, sAmbRad1.1.pri, whole genome shotgun sequence, one DNA window encodes the following:
- the LOC116988997 gene encoding fibrinogen-like protein 1-like protein, translating to MEQGNYFCIHLLLLLIVVATESAKIPRDCTEVISQNRRAVTGLYAIQPTGSPLLVVNCIMKGKSGWTVIQSNSRASKIIWRLGWITYKYGFGDVLTDHWLGNEYIYLLTKQKAYKLRIEFIDNRRRTLYAEYESFQIESGSGRYTIRLGPFRGNVYDRMTKAQTNNIIDNQKFSTQDCDYDNSRGNCATRYGGWWYDNCGQARLNSKYPFWSGINIQTVKMMILPTC from the exons ATGGAGCAAGGAAACTACTTCTGCATACATCTCTTACTCTTACTTATAGTGGTGGCCACTGAATCGGCAAAAA TTCCACGTGACTGCACAGAGGTCATTTCTCAAAACCGAAGAGCTGTTACGGGGctttatgccattcagcccacaggATCCCCTCTTCTTGTGGTCAACTGTATCATGAAAGGCAAAAGTGGCTGGACTGTGATTCAAAGCAACAGCAGGGCTAGCAAAATCATCTGGAGACTTGGTTGGATCACTTACAAATACGGCTTTGGTGATGTGTTGACCGATCATTGGCTGGGTAATGAGTACATCTATTTACTGACAAAGCAGAAGGCATATAAACTGAGAATAGAATTCATAGACAATAGAAGACGTACCTTATATGCAGAATATGAATCATTTCAAATTGAGTCTGGGAGTGGTCGCTACACTATCAGACTTGGTCCATTCCGAGGAAATGTTTATGACCGTATGACCAAGGCACAAACTAATAACATAATTGATAACCAGAAATTTAGTACACAGGATTGTGATTATGATAACTCTAGGGGTAATTGTGCAACTAGGTATGGAGGATGGTGGTATGATAACTGTGGACAAGCAAGACTTAACAGCAAGTACCCATTTTGGAGTGGAATAAATATTCAGACTGTCAAGATGATGATACTACCAACATGTTAA
- the LOC116988998 gene encoding fibrinogen-like protein 1-like protein, translating to MATKMGPAIAAIIFLASCAATFEEEIANIHMLADKTRLTRSKSQKTYEYPKDCSGVRGSSGVYVIKPSLSPPIVVNCDMTTNGGGWTVIQRNTKGSKITWNEYWTAYKYGFGDILQDHWLGNEHIYNIIKQGHYKILFILQKSLKTYYHANYNSFSISNEANGYQLHLGAFSGNTTNAMMQYGNKYIHDNMKFTTIDRDQDLYSSNCAASCRGGFWFNSCYRVNINSKALYWYGIGSCKSSAILIKPTNLCKRT from the exons ATGGCAACCAAAATGG GTCCTGCAATTGCAGCGATAATTTTTCTTGCATCGTGTGCTGCAACCTTTGAAGAAGAGATCGCCAATATCCATATGTTAGCTGACAAGACCAGATTGACCAGATCCAAGTCACAGAAAACATATG AATATCCCAAGGATTGCAGTGGTGTTCGAGGAAGCAGTGGGGTTTACGTGATCAAGCCAAGTCTATCTCCCCCTATTGTGGTTAATTGTGACATGACTACAAATGGTGGTGGATGGACTGTGATACAAAGGAACACCAAAGGCTCTAAAATTACATGGAATGAATATTGGACTGCTTATAAGTACGGATTTGGTGATATTCTACAGGACCACTGGTTGGGAAATGAacatatatataatattataaaACAGGGGCATTACAAAATATTATTCATATTGCAGAAATCACTCAAAACTTATTATCATGCTAATTATAATTCGTTTTCTATAAGTAATGAAGCAAATGGGTACCAATTGCATCTtggtgcattttcagggaatacaACCAATGCTATGATGCAATATGGAAACAAATACATACATGATAATATGAAGTTTACAACAATTGACCGAGATCAGGATCTGTATTCGTCAAACTGTGCAGCGTCATGCAGGGGGGGCTTTTGGTTCAATAGCTGTTACAGGGTCAACATTAATTCAAAAGCACTTTACTGGTATGGCATTGGAAGTTGCAAATCTTCTGCGATTTTGATCAAACCAACAAACTTGTGTAAGAGAACATGA